Proteins encoded in a region of the Procambarus clarkii isolate CNS0578487 chromosome 28, FALCON_Pclarkii_2.0, whole genome shotgun sequence genome:
- the LOC123755001 gene encoding uncharacterized protein, giving the protein MHAPGASLYHSGHTSLSYPAGSITLSHLPEPTFPPLPTYPATISQVDLQVLQHFTESSPDSGNGEDLDELDLLKSPPGAYQAKREHGVELYKQLVEAAESAPSLDNKTGKCGTQERIPSSASQHQERVSEGLLSSCGECNESGGADRSSGSGKNGHNTNMITYVAEKPELFRLNLQSERAMNDEHARQMTSDVGERKSGQSAHGYGREHHPPAFNFQSLESSLLASCGPPFQCGPFSTSCGTVGGLSNGPFSLVKGDALLGANTSLSSCSLETDHKANIKPFSIPQETESVAYCKASPNSCDISYSLSASKVPTLRNPRFCSQGIPARRFTNPEVVRTQPTSGGLLTTSCDLMTSPPGKCACVNPGTSHACATRLSHRSSLGVLNPLFESQSSTTNVTYTSMPLSPRKYSFDLGLVTKAIDLPDFPKTSVSKVNIPSQHEPAGTTVSLPGSLQDSAVRDTSNRTSYNRQMQLSQRPSLENLPFQFQGQAVRSPSTALCTSTESLNGNTERSRHQHLGEVEPLVLGDGHGTLSNLTAKSGSLGPLDTNIKAPVVTSPDWFSFLAPAQDTYTQKLFTPGDLHNELLYPAPYGHTSEVYQNINAREADFVLHRPNRKPRTEPLPQPSTVLSTQKPESDRKPRIIAPLATEDEEALREGARESINARLTERRKSSLEKIFISKPGDIFELPLNIKIDNFDRDEYVEYKKRFSETDALIIDCQRIASRSASQCENLRGDCEATAPDSRRLSQISDTKKDAPNCALPKKHSNNLGSGDMKSENSVITSMPSEEYGTRRHSQRNTDVAADSGRSSAPDSDGKNNDSHTEGRERGAGTQPPNHHLLSRHECHLDKQMPSKLPRKQSLPTEDLFGSLRARPVMRKLSLITPLPDHLPLDAPCCRAAFVPLREAEETNICRQDKCSSGVHATVCSSGTLKDMIRSRHVRDERPGGGKKVRKLSSGTESCSPSPPVKSGSCTSRESTRSGEHVNASRFKEEITRDSYHRHQKQQRHNQQQHHNQQQHHNQQQHHSQEQQHHHHQKQHNTHHQEQQHHHKEQQHHHKEQQHHHHQKPHNNHHQEQHHHQEQQQHHHQEQQQHQHTTDGTRHDRSAPQNLQTHRENPTSPAHRSKKLKDTTHRSPGRSPKKAQLPVQDPHTKLGTFPSPPEQEFTGEIFTSQESGWDSRRSSLWSPVVPYQPLVDVASTSPDTTAPNTSVALPTPQTGATRKQRQRRRLGRRPTRRNEKNDDEASSSSLSPSSRSRSSSSSTLTSFSGGCNPSSSSSSSSSSSSGSDSSSTSSSSSSSSSSSSSSDSSDIDDLIL; this is encoded by the coding sequence ATGCACGCACCAGGCGCTTCACTTTACCACTCAGGACACACTTCCTTGTCTTACCCAGCGGGATCCATCACCCTATCTCACCTCCCAGAACCCACCTTCCCGCCTCTACCTACCTACCCTGCGACCATCTCCCAGGTCGACCTCCAAGTTCTCCAACACTTCACTGAATCGTCACCAGACTCTGGAAATGGGGAAGATCTAGATGAGTTGGATCTCTTAAAGTCCCCTCCTGGAGCTTATCAGGCGAAGAGAGAGCACGGGGTAGAGCTGTATAAGCAGTTAGTGGAAGCAGCGGAGAGCGCCCCATCACTAGACAACAAGACGGGGAAGTGCGGGACCCAGGAACGTATCCCATCTAGCGCTAGCCAACACCAAGAGAGAGTATCGGAGGGGCTTCTTTCATCTTGTGGCGAATGTAATGAAAGCGGGGGAGCTGACCGGTCCTCGGGTAGCGGTAAGAACGGTCACAATACGAACATGATAACGTACGTGGCTGAGAAACCAGAGTTGTTTCGGCTGAACTTACAGTCGGAGAGAGCAATGAACGATGAACACGCGAGGCAGATGACGTCTGACGTTGGCGAGAGGAAGAGCGGACAGTCTGCTCACGGCTACGGGCGTGAGCATCACCCTCCCGCGTTTAATTTTCAGTCTCTCGAGTCGTCGCTCCTGGCGTCATGCGGCCCGCCATTTCAGTGCGGACCCTTTTCCACCTCCTGCGGCACCGTTGGCGGGCTCAGTAATGGTCCCTTCAGTCTAGTGAAGGGTGATGCCTTGCTAGgcgccaacacctccctctcttcctgttctctggagaccgaccacaaggcgaacattaagcccttcagtatacCACAAGAGACGGAATCTGTAGCATATTGTAAAGCGTCGCCCAATTCCTGTGATATTTCGTACTCTCTCAGTGCCTCCAAGGTCCCCACACTCCGGAACCCCAGGTTCTGCTCGCAAGGCATTCCTGCTAGAAGGTTCACTAATCCTGAGGTGGTGAGGACTCAGCCCACGTCTGGCGGCTTACTCACCACCTCTTGTGACCTCATGACCTCTCCTCCTGGAAAGTGTGCGTGTGTCAATCCTGGCACGAGTCATGCATGCGCGACAAGACTGTCACACAGGTCTTCACTTGGCGTGCTCAACCCCTTATTTGAGTCTCAGAGCTCCACCACCAATGTTACATACACCTCAATGCCTTTATCGCCCAGGAAGTACTCCTTTGATCTAGGACTTGTGACGAAGGCTATTGATTTACCAGACTTTCCCAAAACCTCAGTGTCTAAGGTCAATATTCCTAGTCAGCACGAGCCCGCTGGAACAACAGTGAGTCTTCCGGGCAGTCTCCAAGATTCTGCCGTAAGAGATACCAGTAACAGGACCTCCTACAATAGACAAATGCAGCTATCCCAGCGACCTTCATTAGAGAATCTGCCTTTCCAGTTCCAAGGTCAGGCAGTAAGGTCTCCCTCGACAGCCCTTTGTACTAGTACAGAATCCTTAAATGGTAACACTGAGCGCTCCAGACATCAACATCTTGGTGAGGTTGAGCCTCTGGTGTTGGGAGATGGACACGGGACCCTATCAAACCTGACTGCAAAGTCCGGGTCACTAGGGCCATTGGATACCAATATTAAAGCACCTGTAGTGACTTCACCAGACTGGTTCAGCTTTTTAGCCCCAGCACAGGACACGTACACGCAGAAGCTCTTCACTCCCGGCGACCTGCACAACGAGTTACTGTACCCGGCACCATACGGCCACACCTCTGAGGTCTACCAGAACATCAATGCTCGTGAGGCAGACTTTGTTCTCCACAGACCCAACAGGAAGCCGAGGACGGAGCCTCTACCGCAACCATCCACAGTGCTCTCAACCCAGAAACCGGAGAGTGACCGTAAACCCCGCATCATTGCGCCTCTTGCTACGGAGGACGAGGAAGCGTTGAGAGAAGGCGCCCGAGAGAGCATCAATGCTCGCCTCACTGAGAGACGCAAAAGCAGCCTTGAAAAAATCTTCATATCCAAACCTGGCGATATTTTTGAATTGCCGCTAAATATAAAAATCGACAATTTTGACAGAGATGAATATGTGGAATATAAGAAGAGATTCAGCGAGACAGACGCTCTCATTATTGACTGTCAGAGGATCGCGTCACGAAGTGCCTCTCAGTGTGAAAACTTGCGGGGAGACTGTGAGGCAACGGCTCCAGACTCGCGTAGATTATCTCAGATATCTGACACCAAGAAAGATGCCCCTAACTGCGCTCTCCCGAAGAAACACTCAAACAATTTAGGCAGTGGTGATATGAAATCGGAAAACAGTGTAATTACAAGTATGCCTTCTGAGGAATATGGAACGCGGAGACACAGCCAAAGAAACACCGATGTCGCAGCAGACTCGGGTCGGTCCTCAGCGCCCGACAGCGACGGCAAAAACAATGATTCCCACACTGAGGGAAGGGAAAGAGGTGCCGGAACACAACCGCCCAACCACCACTTGCTTTCCCGCCACGAGTGCCACCTTGACAAACAGATGCCCTCCAAGTTGCCCCGCAAGCAGTCACTTCCAACCGAGGATCTCTTCGGTAGCCTCCGAGCTCGACCCGTCATGAGAAAACTGAGTCTCATCACCCCGCTGCCCGACCACCTGCCCCTGGACGCCCCCTGCTGTAGGGCGGCGTTCGTCCCTCTTCGAGAGGCCGAAGAGACCAACATCTGCCGCCAAGATAAATGTTCCAGTGGAGTGCACGCCACAGTTTGTTCCAGCGGCACGTTGAAGGACATGATCAGGTCCCGCCATGTGAGGGACGAGAGGCCGGGTGGAGGAAAGAAAGTTAGGAAACTTTCATCGGGGACCGAAAGCTGCTCACCATCTCCACCTGTTAAGTCCGGTTCATGTACCAGCAGAGAGAGCACAAGGTCTGGAGAACACGTCAACGCCTCTAGATTCAAGGAGGAAATTACAAGAGACTCTTATCATCGTCATCAGAAGCAGCAGCGCCacaaccagcagcagcaccacaaccagcagcagcaccacaaccagcagcagcaccattcccaggagcagcagcaccatcaccaccagaagCAGCACAACACCCATCACCaagagcagcagcaccaccacaaggagcagcagcaccaccacaaggagcagcagcaccaccaccaccaaaagccGCACAACAATCATCACCAagagcagcaccatcaccaggagcagcagcagcaccatcaccaggagcagcagcagcaccagcacacgACGGACGGCACCCGCCACGACCGCAGTGCGCCTCAGAACCTTCAAACACACAGAGAGAACCCAACCTCGCCCGCTCACAGATCCAAGAAACTTAAAGACACAACGCACAGATCACCCGGGAGGTCGCCGAAGAAGGCGCAGCTGCCGGTGCAAGACCCCCACACCAAACTAGGGACCTTCCCGAGTCCCCCAGAGCAGGAATTCACTGGTGAGATCTTCACTAGTCAGGAGAGTGGATGGGATAGTAGACGTTCCTCCCTCTGGAGTCCTGTCGTCCCCTACCAGCCACTAGTCGACGTCGCCTCCACCAGCCCAGACACCACCGCTCCCAACACGAGCGTCGCTCTACCAACGCCACAGACCGGAGCAACCAG
- the LOC138369337 gene encoding uro-adherence factor A-like, which produces MPQFLLTEEVLEPSVAQSYRATLEPSVAQSYRATLEPSVSQSYRATLEPSVAQSYRATLEPSVAQSYRATLEPSISQSYRATLEPSVAQSYRATLEPSVAQSYRAMLEPSVAQSYRAMLEPSVAQSYREVLEPSVAQSYREVLEPSVAQSYREVLEPSVAQSYRAVLEPSVAQSYRATLEPSVAQSYRATLEPSVAQSYRATLEPSVAQSYREVLEPSVAQSYREVLEPSVAQSYRATLEPSVAQSYREVLEPSVAQSYREVLDPSVAQSYREVLEPRKQNMISVKALSDCLFGVGLLCGGGGGGNAGWEPQHHSSTPQSRSRPPRSARDLQQAATEATKNLPWEIGAHKGSRVDFSGFDVKRFPSETFPVFLRVSALLTRVPGESWI; this is translated from the exons atgccgcagttcctgctcacaga GGAGgtgctggagccatctgtggccCAGAGCTACAGGGCGacgctggagccatctgtggccCAGAGCTACAGGGCGACGCTGGAGCCATCTGTTTCCCAGAGCTACAGGGCGacgctggagccatctgtggccCAGAGCTACAGGGCGacgctggagccatctgtggccCAGAGCTACAGGGCGACGCTGGAGCCATCTATTTCCCAGAGCTACAGGGCGacgctggagccatctgtggccCAGAGCTACAGGGCGacgctggagccatctgtggccCAGAGCTACAGGGcgatgctggagccatctgtggccCAGAGCTACAGGGcgatgctggagccatctgtggccCAGAGCTACAGGGAGgtgctggagccatctgtggccCAGAGCTACAGGGAGgtgctggagccatctgtggccCAGAGCTACAGGGAGgtgctggagccatctgtggccCAGAGCTACAGGGCGgtgctggagccatctgtggccCAGAGCTACAGGGCGacgctggagccatctgtggccCAGAGCTACAGGGCGacgctggagccatctgtggccCAGAGCTACAGGGCGacgctggagccatctgtggccCAGAGCTACAGGGAGgtgctggagccatctgtggccCAGAGCTACAGGGAGgtgctggagccatctgtggccCAGAGCTACAGGGCGacgctggagccatctgtggccCAGAGCTACAGGGAGgtgctggagccatctgtggccCAGAGCTACAGGGAGGTGCTGGACCCATCTGTGGCCCAGAGCTACAGGGAGGTGCTGGAGCCACGTAAACAGAATATGATTTCTGTGAAGGCATTATCAGACTGCCTCTTCGGGGTAGGCCTACT gtgtggtggtggtggtggcggcaacgCTGGCTGGGAGCCTCAACATCActcctcaacccctcaaagtcggtCCAGACCGCCTCGGAGCGCGCGGGACCTTCAGCAAGCAGCGACGGAGGCCACGAAGAACCTGCCGTGGGAGATTGGCGCCCACAAAGGCTCTCGAGTAGACTTCTCTGGTTTTGATGTTAAAAGATTTCCTTCAGAAACCTTCCCAGTCTTTTTAAGAGTTTCTGCATTATTGACGCGAGTCCCTGGAGAGTCCTGGATATGA